Sequence from the Bacillota bacterium genome:
CGATGGTGGTCAGGACCTCCTCGAGGCCTTTCTGGCCGGTGAGAAACTGCCCGAGGTTCTGCAGCACGACGCCCTTCGTGCGGCCCTGCCACTCCACGCCCTTGGGGAACGGTCGGGCGTACGTCGCAATCTCCAGGAACACCGCCCGGTTCTCCGGCACCTGCGGGCCGGCAAATGCCTTCTCGGCGACCGGGCGCCTGGACGGGAAGGCAGCGGTGACGAACTCAGACTGCCACTCGTTCGACGTGATGAACGCCAGGAACTGGAACGCATCTTCCTTGTTGGCGGCGTTCACCGGGATGGCATAGCCGGACCCCTCCAGGCTGGTGGCGCGGCCGCCGCGGTAGCTGAGGGGCATGTGGGCCACGTCGAAGTCGAAATTGTACTGGTTCTTCTGAGCGTCCCATACCCAGTAGTTGGGCATCCACGAGCCAGCCGGCGCCATGGCGACCTTGCCGGCCTTGAAGTGCGCTGCGGAGTGGGGGTAGCCGGCGGCCTTGGAAAGGTCGAACGTGGCCACCGTGTTGAGCTCGAAGAAGCGGCGGTAGAAGTTGAGCGCCTCCCGCGCCTCGGGCGAGCCCAGTGCCGAACGCCTCAGGTCTGGCGTGAAGATGGAGCCACCGTTGGCCCAGACCAGGGTGATGTAGTGGAACCACCAGTTGGTGAAACCGTACTGGTCGGGCTTCCCATCACCGTCCAGGTCCCGGGTGAGCTTCTGGGCTGCCTCCAGCCACTGGTCCCAGTTGTACTGGTAGGGCCGCTCGACGCCTGCCTCGTCGAAAAGCTCGGCGTTGAAGAACAGGCCCATCATGTCCAGGTCGTTGCCGAAGGCGTAAACCCGCCCCTTGCTGTCCGTCCAAAGCGCTACGGACGCCGGGTAGAATTCGCTAAACCGGTACTGCTGCTCGTTGCGCTCGATGTATGGCCGCAGATCCAGCAACATGCCCTGGTCGGCTACCAGGTCGCCCCAAGCCGAGCTCACCCGCACCACGTCCGGTGGCGAACCACCGGCGATAGCCACGGCCACCTTGTCCTTCATCTCCGACCAGCCAACCTGCTGGTA
This genomic interval carries:
- a CDS encoding sugar ABC transporter substrate-binding protein: YQQVGWSEMKDKVAVAIAGGSPPDVVRVSSAWGDLVADQGMLLDLRPYIERNEQQYRFSEFYPASVALWTDSKGRVYAFGNDLDMMGLFFNAELFDEAGVERPYQYNWDQWLEAAQKLTRDLDGDGKPDQYGFTNWWFHYITLVWANGGSIFTPDLRRSALGSPEAREALNFYRRFFELNTVATFDLSKAAGYPHSAAHFKAGKVAMAPAGSWMPNYWVWDAQKNQYNFDFDVAHMPLSYRGGRATSLEGSGYAIPVNAANKEDAFQFLAFITSNEWQSEFVTAAFPSRRPVAEKAFAGPQVPENRAVFLEIATYARPFPKGVEWQGRTKGVVLQNLGQFLTGQKGLEEVLTTIDEQLQPLLAELAATRK